The following proteins are encoded in a genomic region of Liolophura sinensis isolate JHLJ2023 chromosome 7, CUHK_Ljap_v2, whole genome shotgun sequence:
- the LOC135470775 gene encoding membralin-like, with protein sequence MMPVIMNAQENNNNQAGNNIPGRAAPNPLLNVRDRLFHALFYRIALAYARAFPKSVRRILEFTILVKALVVLGILAYIHYVFARSPINCLQHVQKEWPRQGILRVEIVKNASENYTIANSYEKEYTDLEISFLDSDISAVTKENNSDDVSEETSGDAENTENTEKSLLSDVEDVLVNVSHGDYPPVEETNMSLPYHEEDVSRRMAMQPLRETLSELEMLAKAVWPEEKYIVEFSLEYGFLRLSPKTRERLNITVMLVTLDPLTDTCFGDSFSRFLLDEFLGYDDILMSSVKQLAEQEDSKGYVRNVVTGEHYRFVSMWMARSSYLAAAFIMLVFTVSVSTLLRYSHHQIFIFIVELLQMLEMNATAAFPAAPLLTVILALVGMEAIMSEFFHDTTTAFYIILIVWLADQYDAICCHTSISKRHWLRFFYMYHFAFYAYHYRFNGQYSNLALFVSWLFIQHSMLFFFHHYELPAILQQARIQRILVESQRGNHGNAEGQGVGEDGGEGVGDVDGEDPEENEETIQGAPTGEVTPNPRFNRGAANLPHDDTNRPAEAGLSNLRRVNLRFTGPSQMIRNVVLHFRGNRNNAVAQESARSISDSPTGGANGLSNTAEIRVEERSQFNPSNTGENRGGRVQASEDTSAAAPQILEEEVRPQMAEDTDAKPESSQDPGVAPVSSEASIARPEMLEDLAVGPQVSKNTRGRPESCKDPGVGPQMPADPNAKPETSEDSRAKPHVFEDSGARAQTDAVPPDISSLNDLVDSQSNNLIDNQATDLKDNQQDGTPHTEGQQQREITGAIQTGEPNPGTPV encoded by the exons ATGATGCCTGTGATTATGAATgcacaagaaaacaacaacaatcaggCGGGGAACAATATCCCAGGCCGTGCTGCTCCTAACCCCCTCCTCAATGTACGAGACAGGCTGTTCCATGCCCTGTTCTACAGAATCGCATTGGCTTATGCCAGGGCCTTCCCAAAATCTGTCAGAAGGATTCTAGAATTCACTATATTGGTCAAG GCTTTggttgttttgggaattttgGCCTACATCCATTATGTATTTGCCCGCTCCCCAATCAACTGTCTTCAGCATGTACAGAAGGAGTGGCCACGACAAGGCATCTTGAGGGTGGAGATCGTGAAGAACGCCTCAGAAAATTACACCATTGCCAACTCCTACGAGAAAGAGTACACAGATCTGGAAATAAGCTTTCTAGACAGTGATATATCAGCAGTAACCAAGGAAAATAACTCTGACGATGTTTCAGAAGAGACATCAGGAGATGCTGAGAATACTGAGAATACTGAGAAAAGTTTGTTGTCGGATGTGGAAGATGTGCTAGTGAATGTGAGTCATGGTGACTACCCCCCAGTAGAGGAGACTAACATGTCACTGCCATACCACGAGGAGGATGTGTCCCGGAGAATGGCCATGCAGCCTTTGAGGGAGACGTTGTCAGAACTTGAGATGCTCGCCAAAGCAG TGTGGCCTGAGGAGAAGTACATAGTGGAGTTTTCGCTTGAGTATGGATTTCTCCGTCTGTCTCCCAAGACCAGAGAAAGATTAAACATAACAGTGATGCTGGTAACATTGG ACCCTCTAACAGACACCTGTTTTGGTGATAGCTTCAGTCGTTTTTTGCTGGATGAATTCCTGGGTTATGATGATATCCTCATGTCTAGTGTAAAACAACTAGCCGAGCAGGAGGACAGTAAAG GTTATGTGAGGAATGTGGTGACAGGAGAACACTACAGGTTTGTCAGTATGTGGATGGCAAGGAGTTCTTACCTGGCAGCTGCCTTCATCATGTTGGTGTTT acAGTCTCGGTGTCCACCTTGTTGCGCTACTCCCATCATCAAATATTTATCTTCATTG tggAATTACTGCAGATGTTAGAGATGAACGCCACAGCTGCCTTTCCAGCGGCACCACTCCTCACGGTCATCCTGGCACTTGTGG GAATGGAAGCAATCATGTCTGAGTTCTTTCATGACACAACAACAGCATTCTACATCATCCTGATAGTTTGGCTGGCAGACCAGTATGATGCCATCTGCTGTCACACCAGTATCAGTAAACGACACTGGCTCAG attcttttacatgtaccactttGCATTTTATGCATACCACTATCGGTTTAATGGTCAGTACAGTAATCTGGCTCTTTTTGTGTCCTGGCTCTTCATACAG cATTCTATGCTGTTCTTCTTTCATCATTATGAACTGCCGGCTATTTTACAACAAGCTCGCATACAGAGAATCCTGGTGGAGTCACAGCGTGGTAACCATGGTAACGCTGAAGGTCAAGGAGTGGGAGAGGATGGTGGGGAGGGCGTGGGTGATGTAGATGGAGAGGACCCAGAAGAGAACGAGGAAACGATCCAGGGGGCCccaacaggggaggtaacaccAAATCCCCGATTTAACAGAGGAGCTGCTAACCTGCCTCACGATGACACTAACCGCCCTGCGGAGGCGGGGCTGTCAAACTTACGAAGGGTGAATCTGAGATTTACAGGTCCTAGTCAGATGATTCGAAATGTTGTACTGCACTTTCGTGGGAACAGAAACAATGCGGTGGCTCAGGAGAGCGCTAGGTCAATATCGGACAGTCCGACAGGTGGTGCTAATGGGCTGTCAAATACAGCTGAGATAAGGGTTGAGGAGAGATCTCAGTTCAACCCAAGTAACACAGGTGAGAACAGGGGTGGAAGGGTTCAGGCTTCTGAGGACACATCTGCTGCTGCACCTCAGATATTAGAGGAGGAGGTTAGACCACAGATGGCCGAGGATACCGATGCAAAACCTGAGTCATCACAGGACCCAGGTGTAGCACCTGTGTCATCTGAGGCCTCCATTGCAAGACCGGAGATGCTAGAGGACCTTGCCGTAGGACCTCAAGTGTCAAAGAATACCAGAGGAAGACCTGAGTCATGCAAGGACCCTGGTGTAGGACCTCAGATGCCTGCAGACCCTAATGCAAAACCGGAGACATCTGAGGACTCTCGTGCGAAACCTCATGTGTTTGAGGATTCTGGTGCAAGAGCACAAACAGACGCTGTTCCTCCAGACATCAGTTCATTGAACGATCTGGTAGATAGTCAGTCCAATAATTTAATAGATAACCAAGCTACAGATTTGAAAGACAATCAACAAGATGGTACGCCGCACACAGAGGGTCaacaacaaagggagataactggtgCAATCCAAACAGGAGAGCCAAATCCAGGGACCCCTGTGTGA
- the LOC135470776 gene encoding N(6)-adenine-specific methyltransferase METTL4-like has translation MAVIAWCEEGWLLDHMSWWRRSYSLPETCEPVIQRNFTQTGDKLPDDINTAVHGTCDISQLAGGNSILSNLTVQNQYKYIPKQELFSIFHPYLMDSEFENYAARLRPSAVTTADPEKIEAGKKRKRKRKHKDDEYLLQDDKMTECISQAMKSLVKLGLLTGHFRELSTLPINNNTEARQLAKQDSSDMAVSVGNVLEPVCEGLATVVLSAGQCYSYPELCHTLYKHEGPTPMVIRCDGHQYVVPPYSGFCLSQAAGIRSFISALDGEKFDLIVMDPPWENKSVKRKKMYYTLPNWDLQDLPIPDLARDRCLLAVWVTNKHKHQDYVRHVLFPRWSVKHLADWYWLKVTVAGEPITGLASHCKKPYESLILGRYQPNHHGIERTDNPLGSPPEDKVVMSVPCILHSKKPPIDALLTDYCNEKPHCLELFARNLRPGWISWGNEVLRHQHLKFYDVSTCSSETSCNGAEDRDHTSTQHSGKI, from the exons ATGGCCGTTATTGCTTGGTGTGAAGAAGGTTGGCTATTAGACCACATGTCATGGTGGAGGAGATCTTATAGTCTTCCTGAAACATGTGAGCCAGTGATACAGAGAAACTTCACACAGACTGGAGATAAACTGCCAGATGACATTAACACAGCTGTTCATGGTACCTGTGACATTTCACAACTTGCTGGAGGCAACAGCATTTTATCCAATCTGACGGTTCAAAACCAGTACAAGTATATTCCGAAGCAGGAACTTTTCTCAATATTCCATCCATACCTCATGGACAGTGAGTTTGAGAATTATGCCGCTAGGCTTAGGCCATCTGCTGTCACAACTGCTGACCCAGAGAAAATAGAGGCAGGAAAG aaaagaaaacgaaaacGAAAGCACAAAGATGACGAGTATTTGTTACAGGATGATAAG ATGACCGAGTGCATCTCACAGGCCATGAAGTCTCTGGTTAAGCTGGGACTGCTAACTGGTCATTTCAGAGAGTTATCAACTCTACctatcaacaacaacacagaggCCAGACAGCTCGCTAAACAAGACTCGTCTGACATGGCAGTGTCTGTAGGAAATGTTCTGGAACCTGTGTGTGAGGGGTTAGCCACAG TTGTTCTCTCAGCGGGCCAATGTTACAGCTACCCTGAGCTGTGCCACACACTGTACAAACACGAGGGACCTACCCCTATGGTGATCAGGTGTGATGGTCACCAGTATGTTGTGCCTCCTTACTCTGGCTTTTGTCTGTCACAGGCTGCTGGTATCCGATCCTTCATCAGTGCACTAG ATGGTGAAAAGTTTGATCTAATTGTCATGGATCCTCCATGGGAGAACAAATCAGTGAAGAGGAAAAAAAT GTATTACACCTTACCTAACTGGGACTTGCAAGATCTCCCCATCCCAGATCTGGCCCGTGACAGGTGTCTGCTTGCTGTCTGGGTAACAAATAAGCACAAACACCAGGACTATGTTAGACATGTTTTGTTTCCTCGTTGGTCAGTTAAACACCTGGCTGACTGGTACTGGTTGAAG GTTACTGTGGCTGGGGAACCAATCACTGGTCTTGCATCACATTGTAAAAAACCCTATGAAAGTCTTATATTAGGGCGGTATCAACCAAATCACCATGGCATTGAGCGGACAGACAATCCACTGGGCAGTCCTCCTGAGGATAAAGTTGTTATGAGTGTACCTTGCATTCTTCATTCAAAGAAGCCCCCAATAGATG CTCTATTGACTGATTACTGTAATGAAAAGCCTCATTGTTTGGAACTGTTTGCCAGAAATCTCCGTCCTGGCTGGATCAGCTGGGGTAATGAG GTTTTGCGCCATCAGCACCTTAAGTTTTACGATGTTTCTACATGTTCATCTGAGACCAGCTGTAATGGGGCTGAAGACAGAGACCACACTTCTACTCAACATTCAGGGAAGATTTAG